From Oncorhynchus tshawytscha isolate Ot180627B linkage group LG11, Otsh_v2.0, whole genome shotgun sequence, the proteins below share one genomic window:
- the LOC112262238 gene encoding solute carrier family 22 member 13 has translation MAPLQLAVYLRLALIFFFTAFLFFLDVFTVSRAASSCAHVPSQLPTKSQTGGDEVSSSSVRKQNRTPGEVREMNVSLISVLLPTQDEITWGNDTDRDNGKVCLDPMVLSYSQTMYMAGLLLGSLFGGSLSDRYGKRVVLLVCVCVHAVTAVLPAVLPHAILFLTLRCLAGVSCCCINICSFSLGVEWSLPRYRIWPPALLSFSFSLGMMALAPLAYLTHTWTQLHLALAIPQILCLPLYYSIPESPHWLLLKKRLDTLEEYRRHSPEDKRCLDLLLETEGKDLQQVPRDTDTLETGTHIPKADTQTQEGNTLSHCGHMRSPTILLRLVIMSYIGLASALTYYGICLNVGRFGVDVFLAQFFSGLSEAPCLLVPFLLARCGRRPISMLSLLLSGSFCLLSLLASRFYAVPGLVMALALVGKLCMQTSVFVSVLYGIELFPTLIRQKCVGLVCLCYRVGCILNAVVSPRGETIPLAAMILYGSGPIVGAGLCLLLPETSGVPLPDSLEDCDRQPRLHLPLAWSSCSTRRSVDTPADKACPFLGDPEKPSHHPQEPNSNENTLHTHTHAVDTFCI, from the exons ATGGCTCCATTGCAGCTCGCGGTGTACTTGCGACTCGCTCTCATATTCTTCTTCACGGCGTTTCTTTTCTTCCTCGATGTCTTCACTGTCAGCAGAGCAGCCTCCTCGTGCGCTCACGTCCCCAGTCAGTTACCGACCAAGAGTCAAACCGGAGGAGATGAAGTCTCTTCTAGTAGTGTGCGCAAACAGAACCGCACTCCCGGGGAGGTGCGCGAGATGAACGTGTCACTTATATCGGTATTGTTACCAACACAGGATGAGATCACATGGGGGAACGACACAGATAGAGATAAT GGCAAAGTGTGTTTGGATCCAATGGTGTTGTCGTACAGTCAGACCATGTACATGGCTGGCCTTCTGCTGGGATCTCTCTTTGGAGGATCTCTCTCTGACAG GTATGGTAAGCGAGTGGTACtgctggtgtgtgtttgtgtccatgcTGTGACTGCTGTGCTGCCGGCAGTCCTTCCTCACGCCATCCTCTTCCTCACCCTGCGCTGTCTGGCCGGGGTCTCCTGCTGCTGTATCAATATCTGCAGCTTCAGCCTGG gtgtggaaTGGAGTCTTCCCAGGTATCGTATTTGGCCCCCGGCCCTCCTGTCCTTCTCCTTCAGCCTGGGTATGATGGCGTTGGCACCGCTGGCGTACCTTACACACACCTGGACACAGCTACACCTGGCTCTGGCCATACCACAgatcctctgtctgcctctctactA CTCCATTCCTGAGTCTCCTCACTGGTTGCTCCTGAAGAAGAGGCTGGACACTCTGGAGGAGTACAGGAGACACAGTCCTGAGGACAAACGCTGTCTAgacctg CTGTtggagacagaggggaaggaCCTGCAACAAGTCCCccgggacacagacacactggagaCTGGCACACACATACCAAAGGCAGACACGCAAACCCAGGAGGGAAACACACTTTCCCACTGCGGACACATGAGAAGTCCCACCATTCTACTGCGCCTGGTCATCATGAGTTACATTGG gctaGCGTCAGCCCTGACGTACTACGGTATCTGTCTGAATGTCGGGCGTTTCGGGGTGGATGTCTTCCTGGCTCAGTTCTTCAGCGGCCTATCAGAGGCACCCTGCTTGCTTGTCCCATTCCTATTGGCCCGCTGTGGCAGACGCCCAATCAGCATGCTGTCCCTGCTCCTCAGTGGCTCCTTCTGCCTGCTGTCCCTGCTCGCATCACGCTTCTACG ctgtccCAGGGTTGGTGATGGCTCTGGCCCTGGTGGGGAAGCTGTGTATGCAGAccagtgtgtttgtctctgtcctctaCGGCATCGAGCTCTTCCCTACACTCATCAg acagAAGTGTGTGGGCTTGGTGTGTCTGTGTTACAGAGTGGGGTGTATCCTCAATGCGGTGGTCAGTCCTAGAGGAGAAACCATCCCATTGGCCGCTATGATTCTTTATGGGAGTGGCCCCATTGTCGGGGCGGGACTGTGTCTGTTGCTACCGGAGACCAGTGGTGTGCCGCTCCCTGATTCGCTGGAGGACTGTGACAGACAACCCAGGCTACACCTCCCATTAGCCTGGTCATCATGCTCCACAAG GCGCTCAGTGGACACCCCAGCTGACAAGGCCTGTCCATTCCTGGGAGACCCCGAGAAACCCTCCCACCACCCACAGGAACCCAACTCAAATGAAaacactctgcacacacacacacatgctgttgaTACATTTTGTATTTAA